In Daphnia magna isolate NIES linkage group LG5, ASM2063170v1.1, whole genome shotgun sequence, a single genomic region encodes these proteins:
- the LOC116923150 gene encoding sentrin-specific protease isoform X3, whose protein sequence is MAFTKQHSKQDLETKSWNQFFKGSTLQTSTPVGSPIPGEANFLKEIDVGNTQKKKDDVKPPSRKNKVELNQPISSTEPVEGSSSLSQLERLMADRLGSTVLGVKPKTNSFQKVESMSSFTVAPLPNNFPVSTKKNEFSRSNNSKISFHQPTQDLRKRISNGCVQKTNYRPMLQKLYGSPKRQKSKSLKTSLLSNHSQPLAIQNCVRMDEKLSYKALLSQFTTRSPFAKLSSSSTSFSSISNFHSSSAILQEKIDSKEAKSIQEQLKTSGVVIDLANESNSFSKTTNILPSSPSPVKAITVRINSLEEALAQSPQYDCRFISDIKSRYSKKERDRQRLRDEEAIRSKVLAENREEWEKDLEQRVRKQLEIAIRPVIEEAEVEEIVSLPVISNDMQVVIDRAWNGHSDGEVLCDAFSLTITRRDVKTLSGLNWLNDQVINFYLTLIMERGNSGAWPKAYAFNTFFYPKLMSSGHLGLKRWTRKVDLFEQDIVLIPVHLGLHWCLATVCPKEQAIRYYDSMGGQNLDCLNGLKRYMEAESIDKKKTTLDTTNWKLECVENIPQQMNGSDCGMFTCKYAEYLSRKAKITFAQKDMPYFRKRMVYEIITQKLINP, encoded by the exons gtTAAGCCTccttcaagaaaaaataaggtTGAACTAAACCAACCAATCTCGAGCACTGAGCCTGTTGAAGGTAGTTCAAGTTTAAGCCAGCTAGAGAGACTCATGGCTGACAGATTGGGTAGTACAGTTCTTGGTGTGAAACCAAAAACTAATTCTTTCCAGAAAGTAGAATCTATGTCGTCATTTACAGTCGCTCCGCTTCCAAACAATTTTCCTGTATCTACTAAGAAAAATGAGTTCTCACGAAGCAATAATTCAAAAATATCATTTCATCAACCAACTCAAGATTTGAGGAAGCGCATTTCCAATGGATGTGTTCAGAAAACCAACTACAG GCCAATGTTGCAAAAGCTTTATGGATCTCCAAAACGACAGAAATCTAAGTCCCTTAAAACTTCTTTACTGAGCAATCACTCACAACCATTAGCAATTCAGAAT TGCGTTCGGATGGATGAGAAGTTGTCATACAAAGCCCTTCTTAGTCAGTTTACGACTAGATCACCATTTGCCAAATTGTCATCTTCCTCAACATCGTTTTCCTCAATATCAA ATTTTCACAGTTCTTCGGCCATCCTACAAGAAAAGATTGATAGCAAAGAAGCGAAATCAATTCAAGAGCAGCTTAAGACATCGGGTGTCGTCATTGATTTGGCCAACGAATCAAATTCCTTCAGTAAAACTACTAATATTTTACCATCTTCCCCGTCTCCCGTGAAAGCCATTACTGTTCGAATCAATTCATTGGAAGAAGCTCTCGCACAGTCTCCACAGTACGATTGTCGATTCATCTCCGATATCAAGTCACGATATAGCAAAAAGGAGCGTGATCGGCAACGATTGCGAGATGAAGAAGCGATACGTTCAAAGGTATTGGCCGAAAATCGCGAAGAATGGGAAAAAGATTTGGAGCAGAGAGTTCGGAAACAGTTAGAAATCGCCATTAGACCTGTTATTGAAGAAGCTGAAGTAGAAGAAATAGTATCATTACCTGTCATCTCGAATGATATGCAAGTAGTCATTGACAGAGCTTGGAATGGCCATTCAGACGGTGAAGTATTATGCGACGCTTTCAGTCTTACTATTACTCGCCGGGATGTCAAAACCCTATCTGGATTAAATTGGCTCAATGATCAG GTGATCAACTTTTATCTAACCCTCATCATGGAGCGCGGTAATTCTGGTGCTTGGCCTAAAGCGTATGCATTTAACACCTTTTTTTATCCGAAACTGATGAGCTCGGGTCATTTGGGGCTGAAGCGATGGACCAGAAAAGTAGACCTCTTTGAGCAGGATATCGTTCTAATCCCTGTCCATCTAGGACTCCATTGGTGTCTTGCGACCGTTTGTCCAAAGGAGCAGGCCATCCGGTATTACGATAGTATGGGTGGGCAGAATTTGGATTGTCTTAATGGACTGAAGCGATACATGGAGGCGGAGAGCattgacaaaaagaaaactaccCTTGATACGACTAATTGGAAACTGGAGTGTGTGGAGAATATTCCACAGCAAATGAACGGTTCTGACTGCGGCATGTTCACTTGCAAATATGCGGAATACTTATCACGTAAGGCAAAAATTACATTCGCACAAAAAGATATGCCCTATTTTCGGAAGAGAATGGTATACGAAATTATCACCCAAAAATTAATCAATCCCTAA